A genomic window from Streptomyces sp. NBC_00234 includes:
- a CDS encoding DUF5914 domain-containing protein: protein MTDRGSHRRSLRDRVPLRLRRPVPWHRQGATWREAKPALIAQALKGATARPSGNWYVLAASSEITGGKRPFGRTVGGTEVVAWRDEAGGLRAGPGICPHLGAPLRQSPVLCGALVCHWHGLTLNGNSFAGWDPYPVHDDGVLVWVRLDAVGGEPPLEQPVLPLRPDIGHSIVAVYTAVGTCEPEDVMANRLDPWHGAWFHPYSFVDLKVDTTPVSASSLNEEGFGVDVSFKVAGRAVVPVRAAFTAPEPRTVVMHITEGEGATSVVETHATPLGPDERGEPRTAVIEAVIATSARPGFSLARAAAPLVRPMMRRAAGRLWRDDLAYAERRWQLRSQGKFPG from the coding sequence ATGACGGACAGAGGCTCGCACCGGCGCAGCCTGCGGGATCGTGTCCCCTTGCGTCTCCGGCGGCCTGTGCCCTGGCATCGGCAGGGCGCCACGTGGAGGGAGGCCAAACCGGCCCTGATCGCGCAGGCGCTCAAGGGGGCGACTGCCCGGCCGTCCGGCAACTGGTACGTGCTGGCAGCCAGTTCGGAGATCACTGGTGGAAAGCGGCCGTTCGGCCGGACCGTCGGGGGCACCGAGGTGGTCGCATGGCGGGACGAAGCCGGAGGGCTCAGGGCCGGCCCGGGAATCTGCCCGCACCTGGGTGCCCCCCTCCGGCAAAGCCCGGTCCTGTGCGGGGCCTTGGTGTGCCACTGGCACGGGCTGACGCTGAACGGGAACTCGTTCGCCGGCTGGGATCCGTACCCGGTGCACGACGACGGCGTATTGGTGTGGGTCCGGTTGGACGCGGTCGGCGGTGAACCACCTCTGGAACAACCGGTGTTGCCCCTACGGCCGGACATCGGGCACTCGATCGTGGCGGTCTACACGGCGGTGGGAACCTGCGAGCCCGAGGACGTCATGGCCAATCGGCTCGACCCGTGGCACGGCGCCTGGTTCCACCCGTACTCGTTCGTCGACCTGAAGGTCGACACGACGCCCGTGAGTGCCTCGTCCCTGAACGAGGAGGGCTTCGGCGTCGACGTGTCGTTCAAGGTCGCGGGCCGCGCCGTAGTACCGGTGCGTGCGGCCTTCACCGCCCCCGAACCACGCACGGTGGTCATGCACATCACCGAGGGGGAAGGCGCGACCTCCGTGGTGGAGACCCATGCCACGCCGCTGGGGCCCGACGAGCGGGGAGAGCCACGAACGGCCGTCATCGAGGCCGTCATCGCCACCTCCGCCCGTCCGGGCTTCTCTCTGGCACGGGCCGCGGCGCCGCTGGTGCGCCCCATGATGCGCAGGGCCGCCGGCCGCCTGTGGCGCGACGATCTCGCCTATGCCGAGCGGCGCTGGCAACTCCGCAGTCAGGGGAAGTTCCCCGGCTGA
- a CDS encoding phytoene/squalene synthase family protein has protein sequence MTRRELDAAGITDPDLRHAYTRCRRLNARHGKTYFLATRLLPVGRRSAVHALYGFARWADDIVDDLGSGAAPADRYKALAALRDQLEVGLRTGRSEEPVVSALVHTAAQYSIDHQHFIDFMASMVSDLTVTDYPTYEHLARYMHGSAAVIGLQMLPVLGTVAPREEAAPHAAALGVAFQLTNFLRDVGEDLDRGRVYLPADLLSAHGVDRELLLWSRRSGCDDPRIRSALVAGVALTRDVYRQAEAGLGMLDPVARPCIRTAFTLYRDILGAVEADGFRVLHRRVSVAGRRRAAIGLAGAARVTAARLRVRARTSASFMSEAGSPEAARSSSEQSGSKRLTAGRKGAVE, from the coding sequence GTGACCCGACGAGAACTCGATGCAGCTGGCATCACGGACCCCGACCTGCGTCACGCGTACACGCGCTGCCGGCGTCTCAACGCCCGTCACGGCAAGACGTACTTCCTCGCCACCCGGCTCCTGCCGGTCGGCCGCAGGTCTGCGGTGCATGCCCTGTACGGATTCGCCCGGTGGGCCGACGACATCGTGGACGACCTCGGGAGCGGCGCCGCCCCGGCCGACAGGTACAAGGCCCTCGCGGCGCTGCGAGATCAGCTGGAGGTAGGTCTACGTACCGGCAGGAGCGAGGAACCGGTGGTCAGCGCACTGGTGCACACGGCCGCCCAGTACTCCATCGATCACCAGCACTTCATCGACTTCATGGCGTCGATGGTCAGCGACCTGACGGTGACCGACTACCCCACGTACGAGCATCTGGCCCGGTACATGCACGGTTCGGCCGCAGTGATCGGGCTCCAGATGCTGCCTGTGCTCGGAACCGTGGCGCCGCGTGAAGAGGCAGCACCCCACGCAGCCGCGCTCGGGGTGGCATTCCAGCTGACGAACTTCCTACGGGATGTGGGCGAGGACCTCGACCGAGGACGGGTCTACCTCCCCGCCGATCTGCTCTCCGCCCACGGTGTGGACCGGGAGTTGTTGTTGTGGAGCCGCCGGTCCGGATGCGACGACCCTCGGATCCGCTCCGCGCTGGTGGCAGGGGTGGCGTTGACGCGTGACGTCTACCGCCAAGCAGAAGCGGGACTCGGCATGCTGGACCCGGTGGCGCGTCCCTGTATCCGAACAGCGTTCACGCTGTACCGCGACATCCTGGGGGCCGTGGAGGCTGACGGATTCCGGGTCCTGCACCGTCGGGTTTCGGTAGCCGGACGGCGCAGGGCGGCGATCGGCCTCGCAGGAGCGGCCCGGGTTACGGCAGCCCGGCTTCGGGTCCGCGCCAGGACCTCGGCCTCGTTCATGTCGGAAGCGGGAAGCCCCGAAGCGGCCCGGTCCTCTTCGGAGCAGTCCGGTTCGAAGAGATTGACCGCCGGCAGGAAGGGAGCAGTGGAATGA
- a CDS encoding phytoene desaturase — protein sequence MKSLKGPTDHVVVVGAGLSGLATTLHLLGAQRRVTVIERDALPGGRAGRFEMGGYRVDTGPTVMTMPEFADEAFAAVGDSLAGRVEMIELHPAYRARFADGSSLDVHTDAGAMEEEIRRFAGDREAAGYQRLRSWLTDLYAAQMRRFIDTNFDSPLQLLHPDLARLARLRGFGRMDPQIGRFVSDERLRRVFSFQALYAGVPPERALAAYAVIAYMDTVAGVYFPRGGMHALPRAMADSSREAGADFRWNTEVTRLEQSGSRITAVHTSNGERIACDAVVLTPDLPVVYRLLGRSPRRAVALRHSPSAVILHAGTDRTWPELAHHTISFGAAWKSTFQEITVKGEVMRDPSLLITRPTTHDPSLAPDGKHLHYILAPCPNTDIGPGAREWKDLSPRYRDSLVTELERRGLDGLGSAIEEECLVTPADWTAQGHAAGTPFSAAHTFAQTGPFRPRNLLRGIDNAVIAGCGTTPGVGVPTVLISGKLAAARITGATGSARRKPTHHDSAVLPRDGSVKGMAP from the coding sequence GTGAAATCGCTCAAGGGGCCCACCGACCATGTGGTCGTCGTCGGAGCAGGGCTCTCCGGACTGGCCACGACTCTGCATCTCCTGGGTGCCCAGCGCCGCGTAACGGTCATCGAGCGCGACGCTCTGCCCGGTGGCAGAGCGGGGCGTTTCGAGATGGGCGGCTATCGCGTCGATACCGGTCCCACCGTCATGACGATGCCGGAGTTCGCCGACGAGGCATTCGCCGCGGTCGGGGACAGCCTGGCCGGGCGGGTCGAGATGATCGAGCTTCACCCCGCCTATCGGGCCCGGTTCGCCGACGGCTCCTCACTGGACGTGCACACGGACGCGGGGGCCATGGAGGAGGAGATCCGCCGCTTCGCGGGTGATCGCGAAGCCGCGGGCTACCAGCGGCTGCGGTCCTGGCTCACCGACCTGTACGCAGCCCAGATGCGGCGCTTCATCGACACCAACTTCGATTCCCCCCTCCAACTGCTGCACCCCGACCTGGCCCGGCTGGCGCGCCTCCGCGGCTTCGGCCGGATGGACCCGCAGATCGGGCGGTTCGTCTCGGACGAGCGGCTCCGCCGGGTCTTCTCGTTCCAGGCTCTGTACGCCGGGGTGCCACCCGAGCGAGCCCTGGCGGCATACGCGGTCATCGCGTACATGGATACCGTGGCCGGCGTCTACTTCCCACGCGGCGGAATGCACGCGCTGCCCCGGGCCATGGCCGACTCCTCCCGTGAGGCGGGTGCGGACTTCCGGTGGAATACGGAGGTCACCCGGCTGGAGCAGAGCGGCTCCCGGATCACGGCCGTCCATACGTCGAACGGTGAGCGCATCGCCTGCGACGCCGTGGTGCTGACTCCGGACCTTCCTGTGGTCTACCGACTGCTGGGCCGCTCTCCCCGGCGGGCGGTCGCTCTGCGGCACTCCCCCTCGGCCGTCATCCTGCACGCCGGGACGGACCGAACCTGGCCGGAGCTCGCCCACCACACCATCTCCTTCGGTGCCGCTTGGAAGAGCACGTTCCAGGAGATCACGGTCAAGGGCGAAGTGATGCGCGACCCCTCGCTCCTGATCACCCGGCCGACGACGCACGACCCCTCGCTGGCACCGGACGGAAAGCATCTGCACTACATCCTCGCGCCGTGCCCCAACACGGACATCGGTCCTGGGGCACGCGAATGGAAGGACCTGTCACCGCGCTACCGCGACAGCCTGGTGACCGAACTGGAACGCCGCGGGCTCGACGGACTGGGTTCGGCGATCGAGGAGGAGTGCCTGGTCACACCGGCCGACTGGACGGCGCAAGGGCACGCGGCGGGAACGCCGTTCTCCGCTGCCCACACCTTCGCGCAGACGGGCCCGTTCCGGCCCCGAAACCTCCTGCGAGGGATCGACAACGCAGTCATCGCCGGATGTGGCACCACCCCCGGTGTCGGCGTGCCGACCGTGCTGATCTCAGGGAAACTGGCCGCGGCCCGCATCACCGGCGCGACGGGTTCCGCCCGCAGGAAGCCCACACACCACGACAGCGCTGTGCTCCCTCGGGACGGCTCCGTGAAAGGCATGGCCCCGTGA
- a CDS encoding polyprenyl synthetase family protein produces the protein MSYTGLAPREEPTASKTVDPDIATAKAIELVMTAYLQRRAHEAESIDPLFARDVADRVRDFAMSGGKRLRARFLWWGWRAGGGGTTGTGAEAALRLGAALELVQACALIHDDVMDGSSLRRGSPALHVAFARQHFRSGMRGDRTAYGRAAAILAGDLALAWADDLVLDIDADPAARRRIRDQWQVMRSEMVAGQYLDMHAHASAASSPEEALHIACLKTALYSAERPLALGAALAGTDAPTAKTLCSAGRCAGIAFQLRDDLLGVFGDPAVTGKPSGEDIRSGKLTYLVAMARTLAEKTGDTTSQRILERAVGDPQLSEDDLDRLRQVLEDTGARSAVEAEIERLMRRSRDHLHQVSISGPAHHGLSALLGSAVGIPPLATHPTGATAGSPS, from the coding sequence ATGTCGTACACCGGCCTGGCCCCACGGGAGGAACCGACCGCCTCGAAAACGGTGGACCCCGATATCGCTACCGCGAAAGCCATTGAGCTGGTGATGACCGCTTATCTGCAGCGGCGTGCCCACGAGGCCGAGTCCATTGACCCGCTCTTCGCCCGGGACGTGGCCGACCGGGTACGGGACTTCGCGATGAGCGGCGGCAAACGGCTGCGGGCCCGGTTCCTCTGGTGGGGATGGCGGGCCGGCGGTGGGGGGACGACGGGTACAGGGGCCGAAGCCGCGCTCCGGCTGGGGGCGGCACTCGAACTCGTTCAAGCCTGCGCCCTCATCCACGATGACGTGATGGACGGTTCGTCCTTGCGCCGCGGCTCACCAGCACTCCATGTCGCATTCGCACGACAGCATTTCCGCTCCGGCATGCGGGGGGACCGGACAGCCTACGGACGGGCGGCAGCCATCCTGGCCGGCGATCTGGCTCTCGCCTGGGCCGACGATCTCGTACTCGACATCGATGCCGATCCGGCAGCCCGCAGACGCATCCGTGACCAATGGCAGGTGATGCGAAGCGAGATGGTCGCCGGCCAGTACCTGGACATGCACGCGCACGCGAGTGCTGCTTCGTCTCCGGAGGAAGCCCTGCACATCGCCTGCCTCAAAACCGCTCTCTACAGCGCGGAGAGGCCGTTGGCACTGGGAGCGGCGCTCGCTGGAACCGACGCCCCTACGGCAAAGACACTCTGTTCTGCGGGCCGCTGTGCGGGAATCGCCTTCCAGCTGCGGGACGACTTGCTCGGTGTGTTCGGCGACCCGGCGGTCACCGGGAAGCCCTCGGGTGAGGACATCCGCAGCGGGAAGCTCACCTATCTGGTGGCCATGGCCCGGACACTGGCCGAGAAGACCGGTGATACGACCTCCCAGCGGATCCTGGAACGTGCCGTGGGTGATCCGCAGCTGTCGGAGGACGATCTGGACCGCCTGCGGCAGGTGCTCGAAGACACGGGGGCCCGCAGCGCGGTCGAGGCGGAGATCGAAAGACTGATGCGCCGAAGTCGGGATCATCTGCATCAAGTGTCCATCTCCGGACCCGCCCACCACGGCCTTTCAGCCCTGCTCGGCAGCGCCGTCGGCATCCCGCCGCTGGCGACGCACCCCACTGGAGCAACGGCAGGGAGTCCGTCATGA
- a CDS encoding STAS domain-containing protein, which yields MIPLPHSPFTLTVEAGPGTVRLHLVGDLDYDTSDELAQHADQCLDTHPDLQDLRLDCTGLRFCDSTGISTLLMIHRKATARNVRLHLDSSPPFLERVLNTTGIRQLFSPAHTSQERDEQASPRDDTL from the coding sequence ATGATCCCCCTGCCCCACTCCCCCTTCACCCTCACCGTTGAAGCCGGCCCGGGCACAGTACGTCTCCATCTCGTCGGCGACCTCGACTACGACACCAGCGACGAGCTGGCCCAGCACGCCGACCAGTGCCTCGACACCCACCCCGACCTGCAGGACCTGCGCCTGGACTGCACAGGACTCCGGTTCTGCGACTCCACCGGCATCTCGACCCTGCTGATGATCCACAGGAAGGCGACCGCACGGAACGTACGGCTGCACCTGGACAGCTCGCCCCCGTTCCTGGAACGCGTCCTCAACACCACGGGAATCCGGCAGCTCTTCTCACCGGCGCACACGTCCCAGGAGCGGGACGAGCAAGCATCCCCACGCGATGACACCCTGTGA
- a CDS encoding cobalamin B12-binding domain-containing protein gives MSARDDTGTEGIQALRDRLWTAVTNRDEFRAADAVFDALENGWAAESVLLDLIAPVQAKVGAEWAANRLSVAQEHAASAIAERVVAALAHHPSLRTPSPLGRITVACVEQEWHVLPARLLAEVLTLRGWQVDFLGAQVPTPHLIAHLHSNGADAVALSSSIPTRLPTAHAAITACQAIGVPVLVGGAAFGPDGRYARLLGANAWAPDARAAAQQLADGIPQRSLATGRQQIDDLPHLADQEYTLVARSLGRLVGEVLAQLEDRFPAMASYSVHQRERTAEDIAHIVEFLGVALYTDDDDLFTTFVTWTAGILTARHVPADSLHPALNVLADQLKDFPRSTRLLDRARSALDGAPVTAGAHPGAPA, from the coding sequence ATGAGCGCGAGAGACGACACCGGCACCGAAGGCATCCAGGCACTCCGTGACCGGCTCTGGACAGCGGTGACCAACCGCGACGAATTCCGGGCCGCGGATGCCGTATTCGACGCCCTGGAGAACGGTTGGGCCGCGGAGTCGGTCCTGCTCGACCTCATCGCACCGGTGCAGGCGAAAGTCGGGGCCGAGTGGGCGGCCAACCGCTTGAGCGTCGCACAGGAGCACGCCGCCAGCGCCATCGCCGAACGCGTCGTCGCCGCTCTCGCCCACCACCCCTCCCTCCGCACCCCCTCGCCCCTCGGCCGGATCACCGTCGCCTGCGTGGAACAGGAATGGCACGTCCTGCCCGCCCGCCTCCTCGCCGAGGTCCTCACTCTGCGTGGCTGGCAGGTCGACTTCCTGGGCGCCCAGGTCCCCACCCCTCACCTCATCGCCCACCTCCACAGCAACGGCGCCGACGCGGTCGCGCTCTCCTCCTCGATCCCCACCCGGCTGCCCACCGCCCACGCCGCGATCACCGCCTGCCAGGCCATCGGAGTCCCCGTCCTCGTCGGCGGAGCAGCCTTCGGACCGGACGGCCGCTACGCCCGCCTCCTGGGAGCCAACGCCTGGGCCCCCGACGCCCGCGCCGCAGCCCAGCAGCTCGCGGACGGCATTCCCCAGCGCAGTCTCGCCACCGGGCGGCAGCAGATCGATGACCTGCCCCACCTCGCCGACCAGGAGTACACGCTCGTCGCCCGCTCCCTGGGCCGGCTGGTCGGAGAAGTCCTCGCGCAGCTGGAGGACCGCTTCCCGGCGATGGCCTCCTACAGCGTTCACCAGCGCGAGCGCACCGCTGAAGACATTGCGCACATCGTCGAATTCCTCGGCGTGGCTCTCTACACCGACGACGACGACCTGTTCACCACCTTCGTCACCTGGACCGCCGGCATCCTCACCGCCCGCCATGTGCCCGCCGATTCTCTGCACCCCGCCCTGAACGTCCTGGCCGACCAGCTCAAGGACTTCCCCCGATCCACCCGGCTTCTCGACCGGGCGCGCTCAGCCCTGGACGGCGCACCCGTGACGGCCGGAGCACACCCCGGAGCTCCCGCATGA
- a CDS encoding SpoIIE family protein phosphatase, whose amino-acid sequence MTSTEEASVTRPEKRSAPRAWALAPYPVIMADEAGTVVDANPAAALLLKSAVPGASMLDAVPGWLAQAHQQAVQHGRLPARCRPEAGAPSPITGRIAAQRFEAHPTRSEDGSVVWWLVDDSDRQLAEEALVTERERTRFLAEASNVLLASLNTDRCMAATAELAGRHLADVAVVVTPPTGSRLPVARAIAGQDAVRTLVSADPSELPGLSEALQGFPPVPSRWIDPAALPDWIVPQDFGGTIGSVVVTPLPGHGVPAGALILLRGSKHAQFSESEEIFARLFAARAGAALSAARLYGEQSAITQTLMRDLLPPRLHRLNGVEIAGGYRPAEARERVGGDFYDVHPGSTATDASLAVLGDVCGKGLEAAVLTGKIRNTLQALMPMADDHGRMLSLLNGALLSSHHTRFATLVMASIQRAGNQVRLRLTSAGHPAPLVVRVDGSVEEIPTRGTLIGVLPTIEARSVEAVLQPGETCLLYTDGFTEARGGPLGDELFGEERLKRALSECAGLPGEAVVERIQMLAAQWLRNGSHDDMAVVAISAPPTNHLSAVNGHTRGRYTA is encoded by the coding sequence ATGACCTCTACCGAGGAGGCCTCCGTCACGAGACCCGAGAAGCGCTCCGCGCCCCGTGCGTGGGCTCTCGCCCCCTATCCCGTGATCATGGCTGACGAGGCCGGCACCGTCGTGGACGCGAACCCTGCCGCCGCTCTCCTCCTGAAGAGTGCGGTACCCGGGGCGAGCATGCTGGATGCGGTTCCCGGCTGGCTGGCGCAGGCACACCAGCAAGCGGTTCAGCACGGCCGGCTTCCTGCTCGGTGTCGCCCGGAGGCCGGGGCGCCCTCCCCGATAACGGGGCGTATCGCGGCGCAGAGGTTCGAGGCGCACCCCACCCGGAGCGAGGACGGGAGCGTGGTGTGGTGGTTGGTCGACGACAGCGACCGTCAGCTGGCCGAAGAGGCGCTCGTCACCGAGCGCGAACGCACCAGGTTCCTCGCGGAGGCGTCCAACGTCCTGCTGGCCTCGTTGAACACCGACAGGTGCATGGCCGCTACCGCGGAGCTTGCCGGTCGGCACCTCGCGGATGTGGCGGTGGTCGTCACCCCGCCCACCGGCAGTCGTCTGCCCGTAGCACGTGCCATCGCCGGGCAGGACGCCGTCCGGACCCTGGTGAGCGCCGACCCCTCCGAACTGCCCGGTCTCAGCGAGGCGTTGCAGGGCTTCCCGCCCGTACCCTCACGCTGGATCGACCCTGCGGCCCTGCCCGACTGGATCGTCCCGCAGGACTTCGGCGGGACCATCGGGTCGGTCGTCGTGACCCCCCTCCCCGGGCACGGTGTGCCCGCCGGAGCCCTGATCCTGCTGCGCGGCTCGAAGCATGCTCAGTTCAGCGAGAGCGAGGAGATCTTCGCCAGGCTGTTCGCCGCACGGGCCGGCGCAGCCCTGTCCGCGGCCCGTCTCTACGGCGAGCAGAGCGCCATAACCCAGACCCTGATGCGCGACCTCCTTCCTCCCCGGCTGCACCGGCTCAACGGGGTGGAGATCGCCGGCGGCTACCGGCCCGCCGAGGCCCGCGAGCGGGTCGGCGGCGACTTCTACGACGTCCACCCCGGCAGCACCGCAACTGACGCCTCGCTGGCGGTGCTGGGCGATGTATGCGGGAAGGGCCTGGAGGCGGCTGTCCTGACGGGCAAGATCCGCAACACGCTGCAGGCCCTGATGCCGATGGCCGACGATCACGGGCGGATGCTGAGCCTGCTCAACGGGGCGCTCCTGAGCTCCCACCACACCCGCTTCGCCACGCTGGTGATGGCCTCGATACAGCGTGCGGGGAACCAGGTGCGGCTGCGCCTCACCTCGGCCGGCCACCCCGCACCGCTGGTCGTCCGAGTGGACGGCAGCGTCGAGGAGATCCCCACCCGCGGCACTCTGATCGGAGTTCTCCCGACGATCGAGGCTCGTTCGGTCGAGGCCGTACTGCAGCCGGGCGAGACGTGCCTGCTCTACACCGATGGCTTCACCGAGGCCCGCGGCGGGCCGCTCGGCGACGAGCTGTTCGGCGAGGAGCGTCTGAAGCGAGCCCTGTCGGAGTGCGCGGGTCTGCCCGGGGAGGCTGTCGTCGAGCGGATCCAGATGCTCGCCGCGCAGTGGCTCCGCAACGGCAGCCACGACGACATGGCCGTCGTCGCGATCAGCGCCCCTCCGACGAACCATTTGAGTGCGGTGAACGGCCACACCCGGGGCAGGTACACCGCATGA
- a CDS encoding PP2C family protein-serine/threonine phosphatase, which produces MDRPSAVERSLREAAPHEIFDVIRSLIVRRHRAQAVELMMADYAMTRLQPVGVLPQTHPPVSVYDSAPGRAFGAQEAHCVYDRPASAVTVYLPVSVRGDRLGILGVTMRVGEGEDLAPAVLENLQECADALAHEVVVAERDTDLFLQARRAERLTLAAEMQWQLLPGRSCSRPEYSLGAQLEPAYAIFGDSFDWSASADDLYVTVSNGMGEGIDAALLTNLAVNALRNARRAGLSLGDQAYLADQAVYGQHSGTQYLSTLLFRFHLPTGDVEIIDAGSPRVWRVRRGVVEPVELEAQMPLGMFEDTAYVPQHFQVEPGDRLLFISDGVYDALSPGGEKYSLRALAASINSTRMLPAAQVPRAMLQELLGHRGSGPAADDSLVMCLDWHGRSMDRDR; this is translated from the coding sequence GTGGACAGACCCAGCGCGGTCGAGCGTTCTCTGCGCGAGGCCGCGCCTCACGAGATCTTCGACGTGATCCGCTCCCTCATCGTGCGCCGCCATCGTGCGCAGGCGGTGGAGCTGATGATGGCCGACTACGCCATGACAAGGCTGCAGCCGGTCGGGGTTCTGCCGCAAACCCATCCGCCGGTGTCGGTGTACGACAGTGCTCCTGGTCGCGCGTTCGGTGCCCAGGAAGCGCACTGTGTGTACGACCGCCCGGCCTCCGCGGTAACGGTGTACCTGCCGGTCAGCGTCCGGGGGGACCGGCTGGGCATCCTGGGCGTCACCATGCGGGTCGGAGAGGGCGAGGACCTGGCACCGGCCGTCCTGGAGAACCTGCAGGAGTGCGCCGACGCACTTGCGCACGAGGTGGTCGTCGCAGAAAGGGACACCGACCTGTTCCTGCAGGCGCGACGGGCGGAACGACTGACCCTGGCGGCCGAGATGCAGTGGCAGTTGCTGCCGGGGCGCTCCTGCTCCCGGCCGGAGTACAGCCTGGGCGCCCAGTTGGAGCCCGCCTACGCCATCTTCGGCGACAGCTTCGACTGGTCGGCCTCGGCCGATGACCTGTACGTGACCGTCAGCAACGGCATGGGTGAGGGGATCGACGCCGCGCTGCTGACCAACCTCGCGGTCAACGCACTGCGCAATGCCCGCCGTGCCGGCCTGAGCCTGGGCGATCAGGCGTATCTGGCCGATCAGGCGGTGTACGGGCAGCACAGCGGGACCCAGTACCTGTCGACTCTGCTGTTCCGCTTCCACCTCCCGACCGGGGACGTGGAGATCATCGATGCCGGTTCACCGCGGGTGTGGCGGGTGCGCCGGGGGGTGGTCGAGCCGGTCGAGCTGGAGGCTCAGATGCCCCTGGGCATGTTCGAGGACACCGCCTACGTTCCCCAGCACTTCCAGGTCGAACCCGGAGACCGCCTGCTCTTCATCAGTGACGGCGTCTACGACGCCTTGTCTCCGGGCGGTGAGAAGTACAGCCTCCGTGCGCTGGCCGCGTCGATCAACAGCACGCGTATGCTGCCCGCCGCGCAAGTGCCCAGAGCGATGCTGCAGGAGCTGCTGGGCCACCGCGGCTCCGGCCCGGCGGCGGACGACTCTCTCGTGATGTGTCTGGACTGGCACGGCCGTTCCATGGACCGCGACCGCTAA
- a CDS encoding MarR family transcriptional regulator, protein MREAPTPLHQHTPHAVPEIGQVLELLEIAWERGRDTLGTAPLSAAQTRVMYIIEREPGVNLSTLGRRLSAAAPSITRLCDRLQAAGFLRRTPRPEDRREIQLELTESGMAHLHHIRRRREQALHQAMSHMTPDAQHALVTGLDALCNAVSTPGQGIVLEESA, encoded by the coding sequence ATGCGCGAGGCCCCCACCCCCCTCCACCAGCACACACCCCATGCGGTGCCCGAGATCGGCCAGGTCCTGGAGCTCCTCGAGATCGCCTGGGAACGTGGCCGTGACACCCTCGGCACCGCGCCGCTCTCCGCCGCCCAGACCCGTGTGATGTACATCATCGAGCGCGAGCCCGGCGTCAACCTGAGCACCCTGGGCCGCCGCCTGTCCGCAGCAGCGCCGTCCATCACCCGCCTCTGCGACCGCCTCCAAGCCGCCGGATTCCTCCGCCGAACCCCACGCCCCGAGGACCGCCGCGAAATACAACTGGAACTCACCGAATCCGGCATGGCACACCTGCACCACATCAGGCGCCGTCGAGAGCAAGCCCTCCACCAGGCCATGAGCCATATGACTCCCGACGCCCAGCACGCCCTCGTCACGGGACTCGACGCCCTGTGCAACGCAGTCAGCACACCCGGGCAGGGCATCGTCCTCGAAGAGTCCGCCTGA
- a CDS encoding Asp23/Gls24 family envelope stress response protein yields the protein MATNDSQSGTALDASDDGGVRGTTVIADNVVSTIAGIAVRDTEGIKAVGGGASRALGAVKQRVSRSGDLGRGVRVEVGEKQTAIDVDVVVEYGFPITEAAKNIRIHVTDAIETMTGLEVVEINIKVLDVYVPGSDDDETESSPAKPRVQ from the coding sequence ATGGCGACAAACGACAGTCAGAGCGGAACTGCGCTGGACGCGAGTGACGACGGCGGGGTCCGGGGGACCACGGTCATTGCGGACAACGTGGTCTCGACGATCGCAGGAATAGCCGTGCGCGACACCGAGGGAATCAAGGCGGTCGGAGGGGGCGCCTCACGGGCTCTCGGGGCGGTCAAGCAAAGGGTGTCCCGCTCCGGTGACCTCGGCCGCGGGGTGAGGGTGGAGGTAGGTGAAAAGCAGACCGCCATCGATGTCGACGTCGTGGTGGAGTACGGCTTTCCCATCACGGAGGCGGCGAAGAACATCCGCATCCATGTCACCGATGCGATCGAGACCATGACCGGACTCGAAGTCGTCGAGATCAACATCAAGGTACTCGACGTCTACGTACCGGGATCCGACGACGACGAAACAGAAAGCTCTCCGGCGAAGCCCCGCGTCCAGTGA